In Bifidobacterium sp. ESL0745, one DNA window encodes the following:
- the tyrS gene encoding tyrosine--tRNA ligase: protein MAHVTNFKEAGFDSLFDELNWRGLISQSTDRDQLAKALNGGPITYYCGFDPTAASLHIGNLVQLINMRHLQEAGHHPIALVGGATGLIGDPRQSGERTLNPKDVVEGWARRLKKQIGTILVTNGDNPVRFVSNYDWTAQMSVIDFLRDVGKNFRMGTMLAKDTVARRLKSDEGISFTEFSYQVLQGNDFLHLYDEYNCTLELGGSDQWGNLTSGLDLIRKVRGESVNVFTSPIITDSQGKKFGKSEGNAVWLDPTMLSPYKFYQFWFNQPDGEMLKLLKAFTFLPKDEIERLAHEAEVNPGAREAQKALAWEVTSFVHGEKVTQEALDAASALFGRGGDLKTISSDMLESSIEGLKIENEEGEKVFAKAVIGERIAQAAVTAGLFKSISEARKTIKSGGVYVNNVRVEDQNQELTGDDFLTDHFALIRRGKKAIGAVELG from the coding sequence ATGGCTCACGTCACCAATTTCAAGGAAGCGGGATTCGACTCCCTCTTCGATGAATTGAACTGGCGCGGGTTGATTTCCCAGTCCACGGACCGGGATCAGCTCGCCAAGGCATTGAACGGCGGGCCGATCACCTATTATTGCGGTTTCGACCCCACCGCGGCTTCGCTGCACATCGGCAATCTCGTGCAGCTGATCAACATGCGGCACTTGCAGGAAGCGGGTCACCATCCCATTGCGTTGGTGGGCGGTGCCACCGGACTGATCGGTGATCCGCGCCAGAGCGGCGAGCGTACCTTGAATCCCAAGGATGTTGTCGAAGGCTGGGCACGCAGGCTTAAAAAGCAGATCGGCACGATTCTTGTCACCAATGGCGATAACCCGGTGCGTTTTGTTTCCAACTACGACTGGACCGCGCAGATGTCCGTCATCGACTTCCTGCGCGACGTCGGCAAGAATTTCCGTATGGGCACCATGCTCGCCAAAGACACGGTGGCCAGAAGGCTTAAATCCGACGAAGGCATCTCTTTCACCGAATTCAGCTATCAGGTGCTACAGGGCAATGATTTCTTGCATCTGTATGATGAATACAACTGCACCTTGGAGCTCGGTGGCTCCGACCAGTGGGGCAACCTCACCAGTGGCCTCGACCTTATCCGCAAGGTACGCGGCGAGAGCGTGAACGTGTTCACCAGCCCGATCATCACCGACAGCCAGGGCAAGAAATTCGGCAAGTCCGAAGGCAACGCCGTCTGGCTCGATCCGACGATGCTCAGCCCCTACAAGTTCTATCAATTCTGGTTCAACCAGCCCGACGGCGAGATGCTGAAGCTTCTAAAGGCCTTTACCTTCCTGCCCAAGGACGAGATCGAGCGGCTCGCCCATGAGGCCGAGGTCAACCCCGGTGCTCGCGAGGCGCAGAAGGCGTTGGCATGGGAAGTCACCAGTTTTGTGCACGGCGAAAAGGTCACGCAGGAGGCGCTTGATGCGGCTTCCGCACTGTTCGGCCGCGGCGGCGATTTGAAAACCATCAGTTCCGACATGCTTGAATCCTCCATCGAAGGGCTCAAGATCGAAAACGAGGAGGGCGAGAAGGTCTTCGCCAAGGCAGTCATCGGCGAACGCATCGCCCAGGCGGCCGTTACCGCAGGGCTTTTCAAATCGATTTCCGAGGCGCGCAAGACCATCAAATCCGGTGGCGTCTATGTCAACAACGTGCGCGTCGAGGATCAGAATCAGGAACTGACCGGCGATGATTTCCTTACCGATCATTTTGCATTGATTCGTCGCGGCAAAAAAGCGATTGGCGCCGTGGAACTTGGCTGA
- a CDS encoding TlyA family RNA methyltransferase, with protein MRLDAYMASTGLSHSRTQAQRLIRSGKVRVDGQPATKPSMPVDTDVNVSVDIGDDYVSRGAYKLLGAFERFADVGLPSPKGRHCLDIGASTGGFCDVLLRGNAAKVIALDVGHGQLDPRIASDSRIIEMSGINIRDVEAADLPYRPSLVVSDVSFISLAYVIPIIAKVAANPADIVLLVKPQFEVGKGHLGKNGVVDDPVLRQRALETVCECARANGLNVMSTCPSPIEGTHGNEEYLLYATLR; from the coding sequence ATGCGTCTGGACGCCTATATGGCTTCTACCGGTCTGTCCCATAGCCGTACCCAGGCGCAACGCCTCATCCGTTCCGGCAAAGTACGCGTCGACGGTCAACCGGCGACCAAACCTTCCATGCCGGTAGATACTGACGTGAACGTTTCAGTCGACATCGGCGACGACTACGTTTCCAGGGGAGCCTACAAACTGCTCGGAGCCTTTGAACGATTCGCCGACGTCGGCCTGCCATCCCCGAAAGGCCGACACTGCCTGGATATCGGTGCCTCTACTGGCGGCTTCTGCGACGTACTGCTCAGGGGCAATGCGGCAAAGGTCATCGCCCTTGATGTCGGCCATGGCCAGCTCGACCCTCGTATCGCCAGCGATTCACGTATCATCGAGATGAGCGGCATCAACATCCGTGATGTCGAAGCCGCCGATTTGCCGTACCGCCCTTCTCTGGTCGTTTCCGATGTGTCATTCATCTCACTGGCCTACGTGATCCCGATCATTGCAAAAGTAGCCGCGAATCCGGCCGATATCGTGCTTCTGGTCAAACCCCAATTCGAAGTCGGCAAAGGTCATCTTGGCAAAAACGGTGTGGTCGACGATCCCGTGTTGCGCCAACGTGCGCTGGAAACGGTCTGCGAATGTGCACGAGCCAATGGGCTCAACGTCATGTCGACCTGCCCCTCTCCGATTGAGGGGACTCATGGCAACGAGGAATATCTGCTTTACGCCACCTTGCGTTGA
- a CDS encoding SGNH/GDSL hydrolase family protein, whose protein sequence is MTLGIKTPVATIEAIWAKHTIHLAEPPAGEPSGIKKFEGSGAEAASALTLCAVGDSMVAGCGTQDQQEGLIPDIAEGFAKEFRRDVAWQALGKLGATMRRVRYRLLPEVLKLDKKFDILIICAGSNDIMANRTLEEWRDDLAAVLEEAKPLSNHIVVLSPGQMQHEPSLGRALRRALEREMDGQAAVSKEVCSEHHATYVDMIHENVHADAPDFFSPDHFHPSAQGYQYMVDGVIAKLGVSFTQQFVA, encoded by the coding sequence ATGACATTGGGCATCAAGACCCCGGTCGCGACCATTGAGGCGATCTGGGCCAAACACACGATTCATCTGGCCGAGCCCCCTGCAGGAGAACCTTCGGGAATCAAGAAGTTCGAAGGATCGGGAGCCGAAGCGGCTTCGGCGTTGACACTATGTGCTGTCGGCGATTCCATGGTTGCCGGATGCGGCACACAGGACCAGCAGGAAGGCTTGATTCCCGACATCGCCGAGGGATTTGCCAAGGAATTTCGTCGCGATGTCGCTTGGCAAGCACTTGGCAAGCTCGGTGCCACCATGCGCCGCGTGCGTTATCGCCTGCTTCCCGAAGTGCTCAAATTAGACAAGAAATTTGATATCCTGATAATTTGCGCCGGGTCCAACGATATCATGGCCAACCGCACACTCGAAGAATGGCGTGACGACCTTGCCGCCGTACTTGAAGAGGCCAAGCCCCTGAGCAATCATATCGTCGTGCTGAGCCCAGGCCAGATGCAGCATGAACCTTCGTTGGGGCGTGCCTTGCGTCGTGCGCTCGAACGCGAGATGGACGGGCAGGCGGCGGTGAGCAAAGAGGTCTGCTCCGAACATCACGCGACCTACGTGGACATGATCCACGAAAACGTGCATGCCGACGCGCCCGACTTCTTCTCGCCCGATCATTTCCATCCCAGTGCGCAGGGCTATCAGTACATGGTCGATGGCGTGATTGCCAAGCTTGGAGTCTCATTCACCCAACAGTTTGTTGCTTAG
- the argH gene encoding argininosuccinate lyase, producing MTEQDNKGNEHLALWGGRFKSGPSPELARLSKSTQFDWRLADDDIAGSRAHARALGKAGLLTDDELKRMEEALNKLQQMVDSGQFTPVEDDEDEATALERGLLEIAGDELGGKLRAGRSRNDQIACLIRMWLRRHARTVAGLVLGVVDALIGQAQKAGEAVMPGRTHMQHAQPVLLAHQLMAHVWPLLRDVDRLSDWDKRMDESPYGSGALAGNTLGLDPEAVAHELGFSRVTANSIDGTASRDLVAEFSFIAAMIGVDLSRLSEEIIIWNTQEFAFVRLDDAYSTGSSIMPQKKNPDIAELTRGKSGRLIGDLTGLMATLKGLPTAYARDLQEDKEAVFDQIDTLETLLPAFAGMVRTMVFDLDRLKAQAPTGFALATDIAEWLVKQGVPFRHAHELSGACVKMAEGRGVELWDLSDDDFVTVFKDFLPADVAPQVRKVLSVEGSVDQRDGKGGTAPVRVREQIAEARRAADKARQFADSSSDGPAFVAENK from the coding sequence ATGACGGAGCAGGATAATAAAGGGAATGAGCATTTGGCGCTGTGGGGCGGGCGGTTCAAGTCCGGGCCTTCGCCGGAGTTGGCGAGGCTTTCCAAGTCCACGCAGTTCGATTGGCGGCTTGCAGACGATGATATCGCCGGGTCCCGGGCTCATGCACGGGCGCTCGGCAAGGCGGGTTTGCTGACCGACGATGAACTTAAGCGTATGGAAGAGGCGCTGAACAAACTGCAGCAGATGGTGGATTCGGGCCAGTTCACGCCTGTCGAAGACGACGAGGACGAGGCCACGGCGCTGGAACGCGGATTGTTGGAAATCGCGGGAGACGAGCTCGGTGGCAAGCTGCGTGCCGGACGTTCCCGCAACGACCAGATCGCCTGCCTCATCCGCATGTGGCTGCGTCGCCATGCGCGCACGGTCGCCGGTTTGGTGCTCGGCGTGGTCGATGCGCTGATCGGGCAGGCGCAGAAGGCCGGGGAAGCGGTGATGCCGGGGCGTACGCACATGCAACATGCCCAGCCGGTGCTGCTCGCCCACCAGCTGATGGCCCATGTCTGGCCGCTGCTGCGCGATGTCGACAGATTATCGGATTGGGACAAGCGCATGGATGAAAGCCCATACGGTTCTGGCGCGCTGGCCGGCAATACGCTTGGTCTTGACCCTGAGGCCGTGGCGCATGAGCTCGGTTTCTCGCGCGTGACCGCCAATTCGATCGATGGCACAGCTAGCCGTGATTTGGTGGCCGAATTCTCGTTCATTGCCGCGATGATCGGCGTTGATCTGAGCAGGCTCTCCGAGGAAATCATCATCTGGAACACCCAGGAGTTCGCCTTCGTCCGTCTCGACGACGCCTATTCCACCGGCTCCTCGATTATGCCGCAGAAGAAGAACCCGGATATTGCCGAGTTGACGCGTGGCAAGTCCGGCCGTCTTATCGGCGACCTGACCGGCTTGATGGCCACCCTTAAGGGGCTGCCGACCGCCTATGCACGCGATTTGCAGGAAGACAAGGAAGCCGTCTTCGATCAGATCGACACGCTGGAAACCCTGCTGCCCGCGTTCGCCGGCATGGTCCGCACCATGGTCTTCGACCTCGACCGGCTCAAGGCCCAGGCTCCGACCGGTTTCGCGCTGGCCACCGACATCGCCGAATGGCTGGTCAAGCAAGGCGTCCCGTTCCGCCATGCCCACGAGCTTTCGGGAGCCTGTGTGAAAATGGCGGAAGGCCGTGGCGTCGAATTGTGGGATTTGAGCGATGACGATTTCGTCACAGTATTCAAAGATTTCCTTCCGGCGGATGTGGCCCCGCAAGTGCGTAAGGTGCTTTCCGTGGAAGGCTCTGTCGATCAGCGTGACGGCAAAGGCGGCACTGCGCCTGTACGTGTGCGTGAACAGATCGCTGAAGCCAGGCGTGCTGCCGATAAAGCGCGCCAATTCGCCGATTCCAGCAGTGATGGGCCAGCTTTTGTGGCTGAAAATAAGTAA
- the argR gene encoding arginine repressor, which produces MKEGQETETKLQHPTNRTARLSVIEELLTNSVVSSQGQLLDLLAERGIEVTQATLSRDLDEMKAVKTRLKSGEMAYTLGVEPEFDDVTAEKIDQQLSRGLSGLITSAAAARNLVIVHTPSGAAQYMASVIDKQPIDGILGTVAGDDTVLLVCSDDDAAIGRMQWLLDIVSRGQGTSRK; this is translated from the coding sequence ATGAAAGAAGGGCAGGAGACGGAAACCAAACTCCAACATCCGACCAACAGAACCGCCCGTCTGAGCGTCATTGAGGAGCTGCTGACGAATTCGGTCGTTTCCTCACAAGGCCAGCTTCTCGACCTGCTTGCCGAACGCGGCATCGAGGTCACCCAGGCGACGTTGAGCCGCGATCTCGACGAGATGAAAGCCGTGAAGACCAGACTCAAAAGCGGGGAAATGGCCTATACGCTGGGAGTGGAGCCGGAATTCGACGATGTCACTGCCGAGAAAATAGACCAGCAGCTTTCGCGTGGCCTTTCCGGTCTGATCACTTCTGCAGCGGCGGCGCGCAATCTGGTCATCGTGCACACCCCCTCTGGTGCGGCGCAATACATGGCCAGCGTCATTGACAAGCAACCCATTGACGGGATCCTGGGAACCGTCGCCGGCGACGACACGGTGCTGTTGGTGTGCAGCGACGATGACGCGGCCATCGGGCGTATGCAATGGCTGCTCGACATCGTCTCGCGCGGACAGGGTACCTCCAGAAAATAA
- a CDS encoding argininosuccinate synthase, producing MSDKNRIVLAYSGGLDTSVAIPYLKERTGKDVVAVSLDVGQGGESLETIRQRALACGAVEAYVVDAREEFAKEYCMLALKANAKYEGVYPLVSAISRPLISKHLVRAAHQFGADTISHGCTGKGNDQVRFEVSIASIDPNLKAISPIRDLSLTRDVEIQFAKDHKLPITQTEKSPYSIDQNVWGRAIETGFLEDPWNGPTKDCYTYTDDPAFPPVEDEVVIEFKQGVPVKIDGKEVTPLQAIEEMNRRAGAQGIGRIDLIEDRLVGIKSRELYEAPGAVALIAAHEELENCCLEREQHRIKRDIDKRWAELVYDAQWFSPAVRSLNAFIEDTQRYVSGEIRMVMHGGRAVVTGRRSDSSLYDYKLATYDSGDTYDQNASNGFISIYGLPDKVAAARDVKFGNGIEVPDNSVE from the coding sequence ATGAGCGATAAGAACCGCATCGTACTGGCGTATTCCGGGGGTCTCGATACCTCTGTGGCCATTCCGTATCTGAAGGAGCGCACCGGCAAGGATGTCGTCGCTGTTTCCCTTGATGTCGGCCAGGGGGGCGAAAGCCTTGAGACCATCCGCCAGCGCGCGTTGGCTTGCGGCGCCGTCGAGGCGTATGTCGTCGACGCCCGCGAGGAGTTCGCCAAGGAATACTGCATGCTGGCACTGAAGGCCAATGCCAAGTACGAAGGCGTCTATCCGCTGGTTTCCGCCATTTCACGTCCGTTGATTTCCAAGCACCTCGTCCGGGCCGCCCATCAGTTCGGCGCGGACACCATCTCGCATGGCTGCACCGGCAAGGGCAATGATCAGGTCCGTTTCGAGGTCTCCATCGCCTCCATCGACCCGAACTTGAAGGCCATCAGCCCGATTCGTGACCTTTCGCTGACCCGTGACGTCGAGATCCAGTTCGCCAAGGACCATAAGCTGCCGATCACGCAGACCGAGAAGAGCCCGTATTCCATCGACCAGAACGTTTGGGGTCGTGCCATCGAGACCGGCTTCCTCGAGGATCCGTGGAACGGGCCGACCAAGGACTGCTATACCTACACCGACGATCCGGCCTTCCCGCCGGTCGAGGATGAGGTTGTCATCGAATTCAAGCAGGGCGTTCCCGTCAAGATTGACGGCAAGGAAGTCACCCCGCTGCAGGCCATCGAAGAGATGAACCGTCGCGCCGGAGCCCAGGGCATCGGCCGCATCGACCTGATCGAAGACCGTCTCGTCGGTATCAAGTCCCGCGAACTCTACGAAGCACCGGGTGCCGTGGCGCTGATCGCCGCGCACGAGGAACTCGAGAACTGCTGCCTCGAACGCGAGCAGCACCGCATCAAGCGCGACATCGACAAGCGCTGGGCCGAGCTGGTCTACGACGCGCAATGGTTCTCGCCCGCGGTCCGCTCGCTGAACGCCTTCATCGAAGACACGCAGCGCTACGTTTCCGGCGAGATCCGCATGGTCATGCACGGAGGCCGTGCCGTGGTCACCGGCCGTCGCAGCGATTCCTCGCTCTACGACTACAAGCTCGCCACCTACGATTCGGGCGACACCTACGACCAGAATGCCTCCAACGGCTTCATCTCGATCTACGGCCTGCCCGACAAGGTCGCCGCTGCCCGCGACGTCAAGTTCGGCAACGGCATCGAGGTCCCGGACAACTCCGTCGAATAG
- a CDS encoding L-rhamnose/proton symporter RhaT — translation MVAAFGVLLLATLFQGSFGICFKKYKPFSWEAFWALFSVIGVLLMPNIWAFIWIGKDYFHYLSQTPWQMLIGGVAAGFFWGVSAIWYSLAIDDIGVSLVTGINMALSNLLGSLVPMVVLHAYPKTATFIAILAGQAVLIAGVVVLSKAGFMKSSRMKQAELQKAEGARSGKNSKFMVGFIMALASGAGSAAVNIGATLSKTPIDLAVSGGVKPMYATLLGWVVVFFGGFLSNFGYALYKLIRNKTYKDYVKPGCGIAYGKVLLTSFVWFAAMGLYGFAVSMLGRLGPVIGWVMFNGLALIVANIWGFVDGEWKGHRKPRNVALVGNLIIVIALVLLGATNAM, via the coding sequence ATGGTTGCTGCATTTGGTGTGCTTCTTCTGGCTACGTTGTTCCAGGGAAGCTTTGGAATCTGCTTTAAGAAATACAAGCCGTTTTCCTGGGAAGCGTTCTGGGCGCTGTTCTCGGTCATCGGCGTACTGCTCATGCCCAATATCTGGGCCTTCATCTGGATTGGCAAGGACTATTTCCATTATCTGAGCCAGACCCCATGGCAGATGCTCATCGGTGGTGTCGCCGCCGGGTTCTTCTGGGGTGTGAGCGCCATCTGGTACAGCCTCGCCATCGATGATATCGGCGTATCGCTGGTCACCGGTATCAATATGGCCCTTTCGAATCTTCTCGGTTCCCTTGTTCCGATGGTTGTCTTGCACGCGTATCCGAAAACGGCGACCTTCATTGCGATCCTTGCAGGCCAGGCGGTTCTGATTGCCGGCGTGGTGGTGCTTTCCAAGGCGGGATTCATGAAAAGCTCCCGAATGAAGCAGGCCGAGTTGCAAAAGGCCGAAGGAGCCCGATCTGGCAAGAACTCGAAGTTCATGGTCGGTTTCATCATGGCATTGGCCTCCGGCGCCGGTTCCGCCGCCGTCAATATCGGCGCGACCCTATCGAAGACCCCGATCGATCTGGCCGTGTCCGGGGGAGTCAAGCCGATGTATGCCACGCTTTTGGGATGGGTTGTTGTGTTCTTTGGCGGGTTCCTTTCGAACTTCGGTTACGCGCTGTACAAACTCATTCGCAACAAGACCTACAAGGACTATGTCAAGCCGGGTTGCGGCATCGCCTACGGCAAGGTTCTGCTCACCTCTTTCGTCTGGTTCGCGGCCATGGGCCTCTACGGTTTCGCGGTCTCCATGCTGGGTCGTCTCGGTCCGGTCATCGGCTGGGTCATGTTCAACGGACTGGCGCTGATCGTCGCCAACATCTGGGGATTTGTGGACGGCGAGTGGAAGGGGCACCGCAAGCCGCGAAATGTTGCGCTCGTGGGCAATCTGATCATCGTCATCGCACTGGTCCTGCTTGGGGCGACGAACGCGATGTGA
- a CDS encoding HAD-IIA family hydrolase yields the protein MLKATEQPIEQAYGLALLDLDGVVYRGKNPVNHASESITKAQNAGMTVEYTTNNSSRYQQTVADQLNGFGLEVEPWQIITSSVVAARMVARAVPKGAKVFMVGAGHLREELEKQGLVIVDHVEDDPVAVVQGWYPEVTWQELANAAYAIERGAQYFVTNRDLTIPRELGIAPGCGSLIRAVITATGVEPVASAGKPESAMYDEARLLASHDGTTLVPKDRCLAIGDRLDTDIEAGNRGGYDSLVVLTGVADPRQLMLAEPHLRPTYISRDLRDLHSAMPATLQVSKTQWTCQNATAQLQGNEVRVSDSSDINALRAACALLWNLTDEGKANVSELKLPDFRLFED from the coding sequence GTGCTTAAGGCAACCGAACAACCGATTGAACAGGCCTATGGTTTGGCTTTGCTTGATCTTGATGGTGTGGTCTATCGTGGCAAGAATCCGGTGAATCATGCCAGCGAATCCATAACGAAAGCCCAGAACGCCGGAATGACGGTGGAATACACCACCAACAATTCCTCGCGCTACCAGCAGACCGTGGCTGATCAGCTCAATGGCTTTGGCCTTGAGGTCGAGCCTTGGCAGATCATCACCTCATCGGTGGTTGCCGCCCGTATGGTGGCCAGGGCTGTGCCGAAAGGTGCCAAAGTATTCATGGTCGGCGCAGGGCATCTGCGCGAGGAATTGGAAAAGCAGGGGCTCGTCATCGTCGATCATGTCGAGGACGATCCTGTCGCCGTGGTGCAGGGTTGGTATCCCGAAGTCACTTGGCAGGAGCTCGCCAATGCCGCCTACGCCATCGAACGTGGCGCGCAGTATTTTGTGACCAACCGTGACCTTACGATTCCACGGGAGCTCGGTATTGCTCCCGGTTGTGGATCGCTTATTCGTGCCGTCATCACCGCTACGGGTGTTGAACCTGTGGCCTCCGCCGGTAAGCCCGAATCAGCGATGTATGACGAGGCGCGGCTCCTGGCCTCACACGACGGCACCACTTTGGTGCCTAAAGACCGTTGCCTTGCCATCGGTGACAGGCTTGACACCGACATAGAGGCGGGCAACCGTGGCGGCTATGACTCGCTGGTGGTGCTCACCGGCGTGGCCGATCCCAGGCAGCTGATGTTGGCTGAGCCGCACCTGCGTCCCACTTATATTTCCCGTGACCTTCGTGATCTGCACTCGGCCATGCCGGCAACGCTTCAGGTCTCGAAAACGCAGTGGACATGCCAGAACGCGACGGCACAATTGCAGGGTAACGAGGTTCGTGTCAGCGATTCGAGCGACATCAACGCGTTGCGTGCGGCGTGCGCTTTGCTCTGGAATCTCACTGACGAGGGAAAGGCCAATGTTTCAGAACTGAAGCTTCCTGATTTCAGGCTTTTCGAGGACTGA